In Nymphaea colorata isolate Beijing-Zhang1983 chromosome 10, ASM883128v2, whole genome shotgun sequence, the genomic stretch GTAATCAACGCCATAAAACACACAAGCAACTTCGGCTATACTATGCAGGTTCTTGCTGTTTGTTTCATACCTTCGTCACACAGTAGTAGGAACCTCCAGATTTCCATATTCTGCGCCCTATAGTATATTCTCGGTCACTACAAAAAAAGGGGAACTGCCAAAGTGTTCAATCAATATGAAAGCACATAAGTATGTTTGGGCACCCCCCCAAACAAAAAGGATACAACTATATTACAAAGGTGTATGCTATACCTTCCTAATCCAGTGAACGATCATGGTTCCCGAGCTGCGGCACTCCTCTAATGTAGCAGCATGAAGGAGCATATCATCCCATTTACCTCTAAACTCATCGTCCCAAAAGAAATCCCTCACAAGCTCCGGCGCAGCATCTTCATAAACTGTCCTACTACGATATTGAGGGGGTCCGGTCTAAATGTTGCCCCCgcgaaggaaaaaaaaaagaaacgaaaatggaaaaaagaaagagaagtttAGCACAAGGGGCCACAAATTTCAGGCTTTCGGCTGCGAAGAATAACTAACCAAGCCTAACCTCAGGGTCCCTCCTCCATGCCTGATAGCTCATGGTTGGCAGCGTCCGGTCCATCATCTGGTGCCAGACAGGACCTCCATCCGTCATCTCGACGAGCCGCCGCAGATACTGGAAATCGTCAATATTTACGACGGATTGGTCTCTCTCCATAGGTGTGGGACTGTTTTCCATAGTGAAGATGTCAAGAACGTGAAAAATACAAGAACCAGTCGAATTCAACAAAAGTAAACAAGTTCTTGCCGCTAGAGAAGGTAAGAAATCAAGTGCTGCCCATTTTTCTGTCGAGAAATGACTTAAAGACACCAAAACTCAGGGTCAAACACATTCCCCAATCAAAATAATGGGACTATCAATTAGTGGATTGCGTTCAATAAGCAACTATGCTCAAAACCTCGAAGTCAACAAAATTCAACATGATTGAACCCATTTACCCATaacgagaaagaaaaacaatcaaTAGCTTGGATTAAGATTCCACGGGGAACCCATGCCAAAAACGTCAAAACTGAACCCAATTCCACAAGATCAGATccatttatcaaataaaaaacgACGGAAACGACACAAATGCCAACCCCCAAATCATCTCAAAAATCAATAATCCCGAGGAAGTCCATATACCAGGCAATTCAGAAACCCAAGCAAAAACCACAACAACCAACAGCAAGGACAACAAGAAGATTACCTGCAAGCGACCGCCTCCCCTTCTCCTTTTTCCGACCGCTCCTCCGACACCCACGAAATACAACTCTGGGACAGTGTCTTCAAGGAATCCAAGCTCGGCAACGAGTTGAAACCAATCCCCAAATGCTTCTCAACAGCCTCCCCCAAGCTTGGCCCTCCGCCACCGGCGACCACCATATCCGCCCATTTAGGCTTCCAAGCCCACCCCACCAACAGCCCCAGTAAAACCGCCGATGCCCACAAAGGCACCAAGAAGGAGAAGAGCCCTCCGAACAACCCCCCACCTACCATCATCTCCAAGAGCGCAGCCATAGAACAGAACCCCACcaacagagaagaagaagaagcaaagggACGAAGGAGAAGGGGGAAGAGAAAAGATAAAGGAAACCGACGGCCCAAAAGATAATACTCTAAGCACCGAAGGGTCCGCCAATTGTGGCGCCAAACTTAGGGCGAGATAAAAGGCAGAGAGAGGGGAGGAGCGGACGGTGTCAGGATCGCCTGGATAAGGATTTAGATAGCGGAGGAGAGAGACTCACCAATCACACTGATCTGGATTTCTGTGGGGACAATCACCATtgtctgctctctctctctctctctctctgtccacCCCTAAATTTAGAGCTCCGCCCAAATTCCACTGCCACATCTGAAGGCCCAACTCCGCACCTCTATAATCTCTTGATCCGCCGCGGTTGTTATCGGTTCTCATTTTCACTCGTTCGGATATTGAAATAACGCGTCAATACCTACCAGGACGGATGTTTCAGGAGGAACGCCAAGTGGACGGTGCACAATGGTTGGAGTCCAACCCTttcttttgactttttttattcGAGAAAGTTTGACAGACGGCCTAAATAATTCATTGAGGGCtcctcctttttattttttacccgAGAGAAAAGAACTGTATATACATAATATTATCCCTTCCGACTTAGCATAATTATACAGCTATCATCCCAAGAGAAGATAAGCCAAGCATGTTTTTAGCGTTCGCtgttctacttttttttttttttttagggagtgtttgggtgacactttaaaattaattaggtttgaaaagaaaaccaagttttgcctccaaaacttATGTTTTTTAAAGTATTTGAGTGCCAGGGCTTGAAGAAAACTCACTCGATTTTgtaaaaagaagtgaaaaatcTGGTTCTTTTTAGGTTATTCAAGAATCaggttttcacaaaaaaaaaaaaaaaaaaagcaaagtttttaaagctcattaaaaaactttattttcataaaaatctaattttataaACTAGGTTAGAGGAGAGTGAGTGGCATCCAAACACCCACTTAATATTTCAAATGACTTTCCAGGGAAGTCCACTTGCCTCTACATTCCAAAGTTACATTGGTGCTTGGAATGGAGACAGGCCAGTGCTATCGACGAGCTACATTGCGTTATATGTCAAATTTGAGCTCCACTCTGCAATACGGTGTATTTGGGAAGGAACACCCGATACGATGACAGAATGTATGTGTGGGGGAAGTCTGGAACAGATTGGCTCTGGACTCCTAAAAAATATGAGGAAGAAACGAAATTAACTTGAGGGAAATAACTAATAAGGCCATCTTTCATTGCTACGGATTTCGTCCTGCGCCACTACATCCAACACGAATGGGATGGGGGGGGGGAAAGAATAGAGGCGGATCGAGATGATATGTTCAACTTAAGATAAAATGCGTAAAGACTCGGGGTTAGAGCTGTAATTTTCGGGTTTTTCTTTCTCGCTATCCCGTTTAGGAGTCGAGTCGAGTCGTCGTCAGTCGTTTCCGACAACTAAACTAATTTTGTAACCAACAAAACATATTTATAAGTTTTTTACTTCCAAGCCAAGCAATTGTTTAGCGACAAGAACGATGCACTTCACCAccaccttttcttttaaaaatttcaaggcAAGCACAGAAAGCATGCTTTTCATTTACCTTCTTACGTTTTGGTAATCCGCCGCAATGTTTCTTTTCTGTATTCTGTTTTACATTTTCTCCCCCATATATAGTTTTGATCCCTTGATTCTCAAATCACACAGCTAGATtgcaattgaaaatttgatgacGTTTCTGTTAATGATTATTAAAAGcacattttcttaatttaatCGTCACTAAATGTGTATGTTAATAAATAATGGATAACATAATATTTGAACAAGACTTACTACATGTACAAGTCACAAGCTAAACATGTGTCTATTAACTTTTTTATGTCGACCAATTTAATAAGAGCAAATTTAATATGCAAAGTTTTCGTCCCAGCCAGGGAAGttaagaagggaaaagaaaacttaaACGAGCGATACCACGCAGGAGAAGGTGTCTTTGACAGCAAGGCACCGGTTCTTAGCTATACAGCTATATACGAAAGAAAGGACAACGCGTCTAAAATTAGGCGACCTCCAGAAAATAAATAGATATAACCCACCCACCTCAACGCGAGTTGGAGCAATTAGATTTTGATCATTTCGGGCTTCAAACAAAAGATTCGAGTTAATACGGTACGGTCATTATACAAATTAAACATAGTTGATGAAATGAGAAGTGAGTTTCTGGAATTATAGGTTCATTCTTGAATCTAAATTCTGAAATTGTGAttctatcatatatatatatatatatataatcttcaaAAGTTTAGAAACTTTTCGTGCCACATGCCATGACATATCATCTCAAATCTAacattttatttcttgttttgtcAAACATATAATCAAACTACGAAATACAAAGGAAAACTAAAacgaaaattttcattccagtTCTAGTGTTGGTGGAATTTGTTTCTACAATAAATAGATTAGAAAGACCAgcgagagggagggagatgtTTCACGTGTTCAAAGGAGCCTTGCTTTTCCCCTCCCTCTGGGATGAAACGTTCATCACGTTGGACGGCGGGCGATCGATCGATCGTCCACCGACCATGGACTGGAGTTTCGAGTTGCTTGTCGCCGTCTTTGAATGAACTGAAAAGCAAGTCATCGATTCGAGTCGTTTGAAATCGAAAAGGACAATTTGCGTTTAGGTGTCAACAGAGTGATTGATCGATCACCTTCACTTTTTTTCCCCCTTCGTATAATTCTCTCTTGGCCACATTAAAGAAAGAAGATGTGGGAATGAGTTTAGTTAGGTGAAGATCTAAACTTGGTGGTGAAAAAGTTGGTTTCAAGTCAAACTGATCGGCCGGTAGGCATGCAAAGCTTTTTTGTGTGCGAGTCCACTTAACCATGTTAATGGGAACTAGGACTGCCCACGAGCCGAATCTTGCTCGAGTTGACCATACTTGAGCTAGACTCGACTTTAAAAACTTGTGCTCAGCTCCAACTCAAACAAGTCGAGCTCTATAGAACAGGTTTGAGTTCATACAGCATCAAGCTCGGAATcaatttgcttaatttttttttattaccttaaactatcttgtttcttttaactcgtttaactgaTTTCTTTTAACTAATTTAATTATAATCAAACATCtcaccaaaaatttaaaaaaagaatgcACATATTTTGCATCCAAATGTCTCTTAAGGAAAAACTTGGCAACAAAAAAATCTCTCATCTCTCATTCATGTCGAGCCGAGCCGAGTTCAAACAAGTTCTTACAACTAGAACTTAACTTGTGTAACATTTTGAGCAAACTGGTAGGGTAGGTTAGAGAAGTCTCTcgttttttaaagttaattttacacaagaaaaagagatgtaAACTGCAGCCATTCTCTTCCTTAATTGCTTAGCTTTCTGAGAAAATGTTTCTGGAAAGGGCGGAGTTGAAGTTGGTTACAGTTTAATTTCTGATCAATTATAAAATGCCAAAATAAACGGTTCTAACGTTATTAAAAACACACTCGATGGAGTTCTTGTAGCCCCAAACTTTCCCCCTCAAAATTCACGTTGattgttttaaaataaagatGATGATCATCAGCTCCTCTGTGCCATAATATTGCACAAAAGGAATTggtaaaatctttctttttcatgaaaacctTGGGGCTTCACGGACAACAAACTCGACAGTGGACAATATGTATTcatcttttgaaaattaaatcgATAAAACTGTTGCTGTTGACTGAGGAAGGCGCAGTTCGATCGCCCCTAACAAATTGAGGAACTAATTCGAATATTCAGTTGTACGTCGAAATTCATAATTCAAATTAATCATGTCGACCACTTCACAACTCAAAGCACAGTCTCCATTCTTCActtcaattttcagatcagtCGCTTCTGTCCAGCTAATAATTAAAATAGTTCAT encodes the following:
- the LOC116262514 gene encoding uncharacterized protein LOC116262514, which codes for MAALLEMMVGGGLFGGLFSFLVPLWASAVLLGLLVGWAWKPKWADMVVAGGGGPSLGEAVEKHLGIGFNSLPSLDSLKTLSQSCISWVSEERSEKGEGEAVACSPTPMERDQSVVNIDDFQYLRRLVEMTDGGPVWHQMMDRTLPTMSYQAWRRDPETGPPQYRSRTVYEDAAPELVRDFFWDDEFRGKWDDMLLHAATLEECRSSGTMIVHWIRKFPFFCSDREYTIGRRIWKSGGSYYCVTKGIAYPSLPRHNKPRRVDLYYSSWCIRAVESRRGDGQLTSCEVLLFHYEDMGIPWEIAKLGVRQGMWGCVKKIEPGFRAYQAARQAGGPLSRSAEMAQINTKVDEDYLRSMELIDPSESDVATVKKPWRENIPKFLIVGGAVALACSLDRGLLTKAVIFGVARRFAKLGRTVNQRATP